The Meiothermus sp. QL-1 nucleotide sequence CCCTGATCCTCTACAATGGGCGGGTTCCGGGGGAGCTGGAGCGGGCTGAGGCGCTGGCCGGGGAAATCCTCAGGCTCTGCGTGGCACTGGGGGGCTCCATCACCGGCGAGCATGGGGTGGGTATGGAGAAAAGGGCCTACATGCCCGAGATGTTCTCCTCCGAAGACCTTGCGGCCATGCGCCGCATCCGGCTGGCCCTGGACCCGCTGGAGCTGGCCAACCGGGGCAAGATGTTCCCGGGTGAGGCCCCGGCCGCGCATTCCCACGGAGCGCACCCGCTGCAGCGAGCGGGGGTAATCTCGGGTGGGTAAAACCCCGGGAGAGCGATGAGCACCATGGTCCTGCGCCCCACCAGCCCGGCCGAAGTCCAGGAGGCCGTCAGGGCTCACCGCCGCATCCTACCCCGGGGCGGCGGCAGCAAGCCCGCCCTTTCCACCCCTCACCAGGGCCAGACCGTGCTGGATATGACCGGCCTTACCGGGGTCCTGGAGTACGACCCCGGCGAGTACGTCTTCGTGGCCAGGGCCGGCACCCGGCTGGCCGAGGTGGAGGCCCTGCTGGCCCAGCACGGGCAGTACCTCCCCTTTGACCCGCCCTTCGTGGCCCAGGGGGCCACCCTGGGCGGCGCGGTGGCGGCAGGGCTCTCGGGCCCCCTGCGCCAACGGTACGGCGGGGTGCGCGACTTCATCCTGGGGGTGCAGTTCGTGGACGGGACGGGCCAGTTGGTGCGGGGCGGGGGCAAGGTGGTCAAAAACGCCGCCGGCTTCGACCTGCCCAAGCTGATGGTGGGCAGCCTGGGCCGGCTTGGGGTTCTGACCGAGGTGGCCTTCAAGGTCTTCCCCTTCCCCAAGGCCACCGCTACCCTGCAGGTGGACTTCCCCAGCCTGGCAGAGGCCTTGGAAGCCCTCTACCGCCTTCTGGGCTCGGTCATAGAGCTCTACGCTCTGGACCTCGTGCCCCCGGACACCCTGGTTCTGCGCCTGGGGGGCTTGCCCGAAGCCCTGCCGGCGCGGCTCAGGCGGCTGGAGGAGTTTTTAGGCCGGCCCGCCCAGCCGATAACGGGCAGCCTCGAGGCCGCGTACTGGAAGGACCAGAACGACCTCAACCGCCTGGGCGAGGGGTGTTTGGTCAAGGTACCCCTCAGCCCCAAACGCATTCCGGCCTTGGAAGAGGCCCTGCAGGGGGTCCCCCGGCGCTACCTGAGCGGGGGGCAGCTGCTCTATCTGGCCTGGAGCGGCCCTTTGCAGGCCTTAGATGGGCTGCTCAAACGCCAGGGTTTGCCTGGACTCGTTCTAAGGGGTGTTGTAGAGAAACCGCTCATCGGCCTAAACTTGGAGCAGGCTTTCGCCAGGAAAGTCACCGCCGCCCTCGATCCCGAAGGACGCTTCCAACCCTATGCAGCACAAAATTGACACCCAATCCCTAGGCCCCCAGGGCGAGGTGATGGCCCAGGCCATCGAGGCCTGCGTCCACTGCGGCTTCTGCCTGCCGGCCTGCCCCACCTACACCGTCTTGGGCGAGGAGATGGACTCCCCCCGCGGCCGCATCTTCCTGATGAAGGAGGTGCTGGAGGGCAACCTGAGGCTGGAGGAGGCCCAGCCCTACATCGATAAGTGCCTGGGCTGCCTGGGCTGCGTCACCGCCTGCCCCAGCGGGGTGCCCTACGGCGAGCTCATCACCACCTACCGGGCCTACAGCGAGGCCAAACGCCACCGCCCCCCGCTAGAGAAGCTCTTCCGGTTGGGGCTGCAGGCAACCCTGCCCTACCCCCAGCGCTTCCGCGCCGCTGCGGCCTTAGGCCGGCTGGCCCGACCCCTGAAGCCGCTGCTGCCCTCTGCCCTGCGAGCCCCGCTGGAGCTTCTACCCGAACAACTACCCCTCCCCGAACCCCTACCCGAGGTGGTGCCCGCAGAAGGAGAGCGCCGGGCCCGGGTAGCCTTCCTGGCCGGTTGCGCCCAGCAGGTCCTGCAGCCGGGCTTCAACCGCGCCACCCTGCGGGTGCTGGCCCTAAACGGCGTCGAGGTGGTGGTCCCTAGGGACCAGGCCTGCTGTGGAGCGCTGGCGCTGCACACCGGCGAGCGGGCGCGGGCCCTGAAGCTTGCCCGCACCAACCTCAAAGCCTTCGCCGGCGATTACGACGCAATCATCACCAATGCCGCGGGCTGCGGTTCGGGCCTCAAAGAGTATCCCCTGCTGTTCCACGGCGAGCCTGAGGAAGAGGAGGCCAGGGCCCTGGCCGCCAAAGTCAAAGATATCGCGGTCTTCCTGGTAGAGCTGGGCCTGAGGGAGGTCCCCCCCCTGCCGAAACCCCTCAAGGTGGCCTACCACGACGCCTGTCATCTGGCCCATGCCCAGGGGGTGCGAGCCGAACCCCGTCAGCTTCTCAGAAGCATTCCTGGGGTGGAACTGGTGGAGATTCCCGAGGGTGAGCTCTGCTGCGGCTCGGCGGGCACGTACAACCTCGAGCAGCCCCAGATTGCCGCCACCCTGGGCGAGCGCAAAGCCCGCAACATTCTGGCCACGGGGGCCGAGGTGGTGGTCACGGGCAACATCGGCTGCTTTACCCAGATTCAAAGCCACCTCAAAAGGCTTGGGCACGAGCTTCCGGTGCTGCACACCGTGGAGCTGCTCGAGCGGGCCTACCAAAACGCCCCCCGATAACGGTCATATGTCACACCCCAGGCCCCCTGGCTCCTGTATGGTCTGCAGCGGCCCCGGGGTCGATCTCAGCTCAATGGGGCTAACAGAAGGGAGAACCTATGCAGAAAACCATCCCAACCATCCTGGCGTTGACGGGCGTTCTCGCTTTGCTGGCCGCCTGCTCCTCCGGCGGCGGCACCAGTATTCGGATTGAAAACTGGCCAAGCGGCCAGACGGGGCGGGCGGAGTTTTACCTCGGCAACAACACCACAGCCTTTGCCTAGGGCAGCGTCGACGCCAACGGAAACCTCACCTACACCCTCCCGAATCCTCCTGATAGCGCCCTGAACGTCCCCAACGCCGGCTGCCCAACCTTCACCCCTAACAGCGCAAGAATCGCTACTATTCTCTATGCACTAGCCTTTTTCGGCAACAGTTCCAGCGCCACGGGGTCCATACAAATATCCAACCGACCCATCACCGGCAATGTCCAGCCGGGCGACAAGTTTGTCCTCCTTCTCATCTACGCAGACCGCGACGTTACGCTGAACGGCACATGTTCGGGAGGTAATGCGACCTTCACTTTCAACAACGTCGGCTTGCGAAGGGGGTGGAACTACCTGATAGCAACGATCCAAAGCAACACCTTGGTCGAGTTCAGCGCCTCCACCAGCCTTCCCCCCGACCTCAAGTGGCGCTACGTGTCACGGTAGAGACCCACCATCCAGCCCGGGGCGTGGGTAGACCTACGCCCCTTCCTTTATCCTTCGAGGCATGCGCCAGCAGCTTATCGAAAGCTTCTACCACGCCCTGAACAGCACCCACCCAGCCCGCCTCACCGAGCCCCACCTGCCCCAGGAGGCCCCGGCGCTCATCATAGCGGTGGGCAAGGCGGCCATGGGCATGCTGGAAGCGGCCCGGCAGCGCTTCCCCCAGGTCCCCTTCATCGCGGTGCCCAAGGCCGAGGAGGGGCAGACCTGGCCCAGCCTGCCCAACGGGCGCATCCTGCCCGCCGGCCATCCGGTACCGGACGAGCGCAGCGTAGAGGCCGGAGGGGCCATTCTGCAGGCGGTGGCAGGGCTCAAGCCAGAGGAGCTGCTGCTGGTCCTGGTCTCGGGCGGCGGGAGCGCGCTCATCGAAGCCCCCTGGGGGGTGGGGTTAAGCACCCTGCAGGCCCTGAACCAGGCCCTTTTGCGCTCGGGGGCCGACATCCAGGAGATGAACGCGGTGCGCAAGCACCTCTCGGCCCTCAAGGGCGGCCGGCTGGCGGCGGCCACCCCGGCGCGCATTCAGGCCCTTTATCTCTCCGACGTGCCGGGCGATGACCTCTCGGTCGTGGCCTCGGGGCCCACCGTGCCCGACCCCAGCACTTTTGCCGATGCCCTATCGGTGCTGGACAAATACGGCCTGGACTTTCCAGAGGTACGGGCCCACCTCCAGCGGGGCCTGGGGGGGGAGCTTCCCGAGTCGCCCAAGCCCGGCGACCCCCTCTTCGGCCGGGTGGAAAACCGCCTGGTGGGCAGCAACCTGAGCCTGCTCAGGGCTGCCCAGCGCTACTGGCAGCAGCAGGGCTACCGCGCGGTCATCCTCTCGGACCGCTTCCAGGGCGAAGCTCGCGAGCTGGCCCGCTTCCACGCCGCTTTGGTGGAGAGCATCAGACAGCACAAAACGCCCTTTGAACCCCCGGTGGTTCTGCTCTCGGGCGGCGAGGCTAGCGTAACGGTGCGGGGGCAGGGCCGCGGGGGGCGCAACCAGGAATTCGCAGGCTGGCTCGGCTACTACCTGCGCGAAAGGGAAATCTGGGCTCTGGCCGCCGACTCCGACGGCATCGACGGCAACACCGAGGCCGCCGGGGCCATCCTCACCCCCCAGACCTGGCAGCGAGCCCGCCATCTGGGGCTGGACTTCAGGGGCTACCTGGAAAACAACGACGCCCACGGACTTTTTACCGCGTTGGGGGATTTATTCATCACCGGAGCCACC carries:
- a CDS encoding FAD-binding protein, which produces MSTMVLRPTSPAEVQEAVRAHRRILPRGGGSKPALSTPHQGQTVLDMTGLTGVLEYDPGEYVFVARAGTRLAEVEALLAQHGQYLPFDPPFVAQGATLGGAVAAGLSGPLRQRYGGVRDFILGVQFVDGTGQLVRGGGKVVKNAAGFDLPKLMVGSLGRLGVLTEVAFKVFPFPKATATLQVDFPSLAEALEALYRLLGSVIELYALDLVPPDTLVLRLGGLPEALPARLRRLEEFLGRPAQPITGSLEAAYWKDQNDLNRLGEGCLVKVPLSPKRIPALEEALQGVPRRYLSGGQLLYLAWSGPLQALDGLLKRQGLPGLVLRGVVEKPLIGLNLEQAFARKVTAALDPEGRFQPYAAQN
- the glcF gene encoding glycolate oxidase subunit GlcF; the protein is MQHKIDTQSLGPQGEVMAQAIEACVHCGFCLPACPTYTVLGEEMDSPRGRIFLMKEVLEGNLRLEEAQPYIDKCLGCLGCVTACPSGVPYGELITTYRAYSEAKRHRPPLEKLFRLGLQATLPYPQRFRAAAALGRLARPLKPLLPSALRAPLELLPEQLPLPEPLPEVVPAEGERRARVAFLAGCAQQVLQPGFNRATLRVLALNGVEVVVPRDQACCGALALHTGERARALKLARTNLKAFAGDYDAIITNAAGCGSGLKEYPLLFHGEPEEEEARALAAKVKDIAVFLVELGLREVPPLPKPLKVAYHDACHLAHAQGVRAEPRQLLRSIPGVELVEIPEGELCCGSAGTYNLEQPQIAATLGERKARNILATGAEVVVTGNIGCFTQIQSHLKRLGHELPVLHTVELLERAYQNAPR
- a CDS encoding glycerate kinase — encoded protein: MRQQLIESFYHALNSTHPARLTEPHLPQEAPALIIAVGKAAMGMLEAARQRFPQVPFIAVPKAEEGQTWPSLPNGRILPAGHPVPDERSVEAGGAILQAVAGLKPEELLLVLVSGGGSALIEAPWGVGLSTLQALNQALLRSGADIQEMNAVRKHLSALKGGRLAAATPARIQALYLSDVPGDDLSVVASGPTVPDPSTFADALSVLDKYGLDFPEVRAHLQRGLGGELPESPKPGDPLFGRVENRLVGSNLSLLRAAQRYWQQQGYRAVILSDRFQGEARELARFHAALVESIRQHKTPFEPPVVLLSGGEASVTVRGQGRGGRNQEFAGWLGYYLREREIWALAADSDGIDGNTEAAGAILTPQTWQRARHLGLDFRGYLENNDAHGLFTALGDLFITGATAHNLNDYRALVVEQSPA